The genome window TGTTTCTTTATTATGATTACCTCCGGGGCTCCACATTTTGTACAATTCATTATAATTTTCTCCAAACTATCCTTTTAAGGCATTAAAATTCTTTTTCTATTTCAAATGGCTTTTTAAATAATTCAAAGTCTTGAGTGTAATTTTTATTGGTGATTAAAGCAATTTCTGCCTTTTGTAATTCAGCACCCATATATGTCGCGTGCTCCAATCTGCTAATTAAATTTAACTTGAGTAGTTCGCCATAAATTTTTTTGGCTGTTTGACCTACTATGACCATAGTCGGTTCCATTTTTTTATAATGAACTACTTTTATTTGATTGTCATCCACCATTATCTTGAAACTTCCAGCTCTATCCTGTACAAATTTTTGATCTCCCGTGGCTTTAACAATAGGGACATCTAATTCAATTTCCATCTTTTCGAGTTTTCTCTTATCCTTAAAAACAACTAAGTTTATACCCAAGTCTTTAGGAACTGAACCTCTATTTCTGGCTAAAAACATCATTTTAGAAGAGACCGCTAATTCATAGACACTTCTTAATGTTTTACCACTTTCTTCAGGAGTAAACAGAATGCTGGCTTCTAATTCCATAGCAATACCCGATAAGAGAGAATTAACTCCAACAGAATCAGTATCTAAAAGTTCAGTAACGTTCCCAATTCCAAAAAATAGGGGTTCTGGATTTTTTTGGTGGAAATCTTGGCATGCCCTTAGGGAATCTACTATGCTGCTACTATTAATTGGGTCCAATATGGGATCAGCAATAACATCAATTTTTCTACATTTTTTACGAAGTTCCTCAAGTGATTTTACCCTACCATCCACTGTTTCAGGAACCCACGCTTCTTGAAAGTTAGTAGGTAATATAACAGCAGGAATCTGTTTTTCTTCAATTAAAGGAAGAACTGAGTCGCAGTTACCATGGTCCAAACTCAGTACCATATCCACCCCGGATTCAACAGCACTTTCTATTTCAACAGGATTTAAAGTGTCGATACTTATAGGGGTGTTTTTAAATTTGTTTTTGAGTGTTTCCACCATTTCAGGGATTTTATGAGATAAATCTTCACCCGCGACCATCCCAATATCTACCATGTCTGCTCCGCTTTTGATAAAATATTCTGTCCTTTTAATTAGGTCTCCTTTAGTTAAAAAAGGAGCATTTGCAATTTCTGCAAGTACCCTCATTGGAAAATCCTTCCCAACAGGAAGATTACCCACCATAATATTATCCTGTTTTTTAAGAAGTTTTGATTTGTTTTCTTCATTCTTTTCAAAGTTTTCAATGAATTCCAGGGCTTTTTTTCGCTGTTCTTCTTCGATTAATCTGTCTGCAGAAGTTTTAGGTGAAAGTTCTATATCATCAAGCATATCCAAGACAATTTGCAAATCTGCAGCATCAGTCGGGCCTTTGACTGCACTAACACCTAGTTTCTCCTTAATGAAACTGGCGTCTTTGCGTATCAACCCCGGGATAATAATCAGGTCAATAGACCCCAAATCTATTTCTGAATTAGATTGAAGTTCTTTACTAATTTTTTGAGGAGTTAAAAACGCAGCTATGGGATTATTTACTACATGAATCTCTACATTTTGCTTAGATTTTTTAGAAATACTCTGTACAAGAGGATTTGCAAGTTTTCCCGTGACTATAAGAACTTTCATAATCATGCCTCTATTAATTAATGATGACCATCACCTATATATATTAAAAATTTATAATGATTAACTATGAGGAATGGAGGTAAAAAATGATCGAAATTCGATTTCACGGACGCGGTGGACAGGGCGCAGTTACAGCAGCAGAGATTTTAGCAAAGGCTGCTTTCGAAGATGGCAAATATGTGCAAGCATTTCCATTTTTTGGCGTAGAAAGAAGAGGTGCCCCCGTCATGGCATTTACCCGAATAGACGACAAACCAATCAGGCGAAGATATCAAGTTTATAACCCAGACTACGTTGTAGTTTTAGATGATGGGCTTTTAGATGTAGTAGATGTGTTTTCAGGACTAAAAAATGATGGCGTGGTAATTTTAAACACCAATAAGGAAGTTCCATCACACGAAGGATCAGAAACTCATGTGATAGATGCTACAGGTATTGCACTTGAAAAATTAGGGCTGCCAATTGTGAATACAGTAATGTTAGGAGCATTTGCAGGAGCAACAAATCAAGTGACCCTCGATTCCCTTATAAAAATTATCAAGGAAACTTTTCCTGGTAAAATTGGATCAAAAAATGCTGATGCTGCTGAAGCAGCATATAAACACGTTAAATAATTAATTAAAGAAATAACCAAATAATATAAAATTATTCAATTTTAAATTTATATTTAATACAATATTAAATTTCGCAGGTGATTACATGGAAATTGGAGGAGCTGTCAAAGAACCGGGAAGCACTCGGAAAAACAAGACAGGGAGTTGGAGAACCTTCAAGCCCATTTTAGACAAGGACAAATGTATAGACTGTGATAACTGCATACTATTCTGTCCAGAGGGCTGTATTAATAAAGAACACGACATTGATTATGATTATTGTAAAGGGTGCGGCATATGTGCCGAAGAATGCCCAGTGAAAGCCATAAAAATGGAGAGGGAATAAATGGTTCTTAAAGTTATGACCGCTAATAGGGCTGTAGCCGAAGCCGCAAAACTTGCCCAACCGAATGTAATTCCTGTTTATCCAATTACCCCTCAGACAAGCATATCTGAATATTTAGCACAATTCGTTGCTGATGGAGATATTGATGCAGAATATATAATGGTGGAATCTGAACACAGTGCTATAAGTGCAGCAGTAGGTGCTTCTGCAACAGGAGTGCGTACTTTTACTGCAACCTCTTCCCAGGGTTTGGCTTTAATGCACGAAATTTTGTTTATAGCCGCAGGGTTAAGGCTCCCCATTGTGATGGCTAATGCTAACCGAGCACTTTCAGCCCCATTAAGTATCTGGAATGATCATCAAGATTCTATCTCTCAAAGAGATGCAGGGTGGATACAAATTTACGTTGAAAATGGTCAAGAGGCTTTGGACTCAATCATTAGATCATATAAAATTTCTGAAAATAGTGATGTATTACTACCAAGTATGGTCTGTTTGGATGGATTCATATTAACTCACACAGTAGATCCAGTAGACATACCATCAGCAGAAGATGTTAAAAACTTTTTACCAAATTACGATGCGCAACACGCATTTTTAGACCCTGAAAAACCTATGTCCATAGGTACACTCACAGATCCAAATTATTACATGGAAGCAAGGTATCAAATGGAATTGGCTATGGAAAAATCTGGAAAAGTCATTGACAAAATAAATAGCGAATTTGAGGAAATATTCGGACGAGAATATCAGTCTGTGAATGAATATTACTGCGAAGACGCGGAAATTATCTTAGTTGCTATGGGTTCAATATGCAGTACTATCAGAGATGTAATTGATGATCTTAGAAGTCAAGGTGAAAAAGTAGGATTATTAAAAGTGAGAACTTACCGTCCATTCCCTAAGAAAATGATTGCTGAAGCTGTTAAAAACGCCAACAAAGTAGCTGTTTTAGATAAAAACATTAGCTTTGGAATTGGTGGGGCTTTATACACAGATATTAAGGCAAATATTGACGTGGAAACTTATGGATTCATTGTGGGGCTAGGGGGAAGAGATATTACTCCAGACCATATCGAGGACATTGTTAAAAAGACCAGAAATCCTACCAGGGACATTACCTGGATCGGACTAAAGGAGGAGGAGGTCTAAATGAAAATACCTGAAGAAGAATTACTGGCACCAGGACACAGAGGCTGTGCCGGGTGTGGTGCTACCATAGCTGTTAGATTAGCCCTTAAAGTATTAGGAAAAAACACAATTGCAGTTTCTGCAACAGGTTGTTTAGATGTTATAACAAGCCCTTATCCTGAAACTTCTTGGGAAATACCATGGATACATGTAGCTTTTGAAAACGCTGCAGCTGTAGCTTCAGGGATAGAAAGAGCCCTAAAAACCCAGGGTAAAGATGATGTTAATGTAGTCGCCTTTGGGGGCGACGGAGGTACAGCAGACATTGGGATGCAAGCATTATCTGGAGCTATGGAAAGGGGACACAACCTTATCTATATTTGTTACGATAACGAAGCTTACATGAACACTGGAATTCAAAGAAGTGGAGCAACACCTTATGGTGCTTCTACCACCACCTCACCACATGGTAAAGAGAGTTTTGGAGAAGATAAACCAAAGAAAAATGTTCCTATGATCATGGCCGCTCATGGAGTACCTTATGTGGCCACTGCATCTATTGCTTATCCTGAAGATTTTATGGCTAAAGTCAAAAAAGCTGAAGAAACTGAAGGACCTGCCTATATACATATCAGCCAACCATGTACTACCGGTTGGGGTTTCGATCCATCGAAAACTATTGAATTAGGTCGATTAGCCGTGGAAACTGGTTCATGGATCCTATATGAAATTATTGATGGTGAATTTAAAGTAACTTATAGGCCAATCCAAAGGAAACCAGTGCATGAATACTTAAATGCTCAGAAAAGATTCAAACATTTGGTTGATGAAGAAAAATCCAAAATCCAGGAATACGTTAACCAAGTATGTATGGAATTAAAAATATAAAGGGGGATAGAACTTGGATAAAATAATAATTCAGCCAGAACTTTGTGATGGCTGTTTAGACTGTGAGGAAGCATGTGGAAAGCTCCATGGAGCATCCAGAATTATGATCCGAGAAATTGAAGGATCATATTATCCAATTATCTGTCAACAGTGCGAAGATGCTCCCTGCAAGACTATCTGCCCTACAGAAGCTATTGAAGATAAAGAAGTTCAATCAGAGAAGTGTATTGGATGCGGATTATGCATGATGGTGTGCCCATTTGGTGCAGTGGTTCTGGAAGATCGTAAAGCTCAAAAATGCCATCAATGCCCAGATTATGATACGCCCTCCTGTATTAAGGCTTGTTCTAAAAGAGCCCTTACTTTAGTAGATACTGAAAAGTTAAAACTGGAAAAACAGAACAAACACATAGCAAAGATGGCTGGAGTTGGAAAGAAGCCAAAAGGTTCCGACGTAATCCACCTATTAACTGCTAAAACTCGAGCTAAAGGAGCTTTTAAATAGGAGGAATGGGATGAAAGAATTAGTTTCAAAACCAGAACTCTGTAATGAGTGCATGAAGTGCGAAAGAAACTGCCCACAAAATGCCATTAGGGTTATAAGCGGAGTTCCCGTGTTTTGTATGCATTGTGCTCCTGAAAGGGCTCCTTGTTTAAATATCTGTCCAGAAGATGCTATTGAAGAGATAGATGGTGCAATTATCATCTTGAAAGACAAATGCATTGGTTGTGGCCTATGTCGTGATGCCTGCCCCATTGGTGCTATCACCATGGATGAGAAAGGTATCGCCGGAAAATGTGATTTATGTTTCAACCTAGAAAAACCACTTTGTGTCTTAGCGTGCCCAACTGAAGCTCTAAAATCAGATTCTAAAGAGTTAATTGCAGGTAAACAAGATAAAATAGCCAAAGAACTGGAAAGACTAAAAAATATTATGAAATATTAATGTTATTCCCAAATCAGTTCAATAATTTATTTTTTTATTTTCTTTATTATTTCTGCAATTACATCTGATTGATTATCTAAAAAATTATATTCTTTAGAACAATTCAAAACAATAACTTATTTATCAGAAATTACTAATCCTAACTATATTAAAAGTTTACTTGACTACAAGGCAGGAAAAACTGCATATTTATATCATATAATAAACGAATTTTTACTTTATTGAGGTTCTCCCATGATATCTACAAAAAGGATAGAAGATACCATTTGCCAATTATTCCAAACAGCTGTTATCAATTTGCCGTCAGATGTTAAATCTGCGCTTCAAGAAGCTTATGAAAAAGAAGAAAGTGAGCTTGGCCTTTTAAATTTGAAGGCAATTCTGGATAATATTGATATGGCAGAAAAAATGGAGATTCCTATGTGCCAGGATACAGGACTTCCCATAATTTTTGTGAAAATGGGGCCTGTGGAAGTTGAGGATCTTTACCAAGGGATAAAAAATGGGGTAGAAAAAGCAACTGAAGAAATACCCCTTAGGCCAAATGTGGTAAATCCAATTAGTAGAAAAAACACAGGGACCAATATTGGAAAAGAAATACCCCAAATAGACATAGAACTGATTGAAGAAAACCATTTGGAACTTACAGTTTTCCCAAAAGGTTTTGGATCGGAAAACAATAATGCATTGAAAATGGCTTTGCCTGGTGAAGGTATTGACGGCATAAAAAAATTTGTTGTTGAAACTGTTATAAAGGCCCAAGGAAAACCATGCCCCCCTGTTGTTGTAGGAGTAGGTGTGGGTGGATCATCCGATATGGCAATGAAAATGGCTAAAAAGGCATTATTAGGCAAATTAGGCCAAAGAAATCAGGACAAACTTATTGCCCAACTAGAAGAAAAAATCTTAGCTGAAATCAACCAATCCGGCATAGGTCCTATGGGATTAGGTGGTAAAACCACCGCACTGGATGTTAAAATATTAACTGCAGATACACATACTGCCGGCCTACCCATAGGTGTTTGCATTCAATGCTGGGCAGATCGTCATGCTACTGCTATTTTAAAACCGTGATTTATTTTATAATTTTTTAATAAAACTAATTTTTAGAAATTGATTTTTAATTAAATGAAGGATTAAACCACACCTACAGTTCACATTTAGTAATATATTTTACACTTGAAGTGTATGTCTAAAGTGGTTTTATAGTCTTAATAAAATTACCCCAACAACAACCGAAATTATTCCACCTATTTTTGTTAGGGAAAATTTATCTCCTAAAAATAGAACGGCTGCAATGAACGTGAATAATGGAAATATAGCTATTAAAGGGACTACAACAGACGCATCTCCAGATTTAAGAGCATAATAATAAAATAATTGACCTAAAAGCGCAGCAAAGATACCTTCCAATGCAATAAAAGTCCATCCAGTCATACTGACATCAATAAGCGGACTAACATCCTTGTTTAATATTAACCAGAATAGCATAATTCCACTTATAATGAAACTTCGAATAGATAGTGCAATTACCGGATTAACGCTTTCTAAACCTAATTTTCCAAATATGGGGGCAAGTCCAAAACAAAAAGCCGTTAGCATGGCGAAGATATAATAATTCACGGGATCAACCTCAATATCTTGAAAAGTTACATTAAAAAAGAAAGATATATTTTAGCTAATAAAAGAAAATTTAAATAAAATCAGGAAAACGTCCCGATTATGGTTTTTCGCAAGTTATCATGAAAATAGTTCGATCACCAATACTAACTGCACGGTCCCCCACCCTTTCCAAGAATCTAGCCACAAAGAGCAGATTAATCAAATAGTATATTGCTTCTTTATCATCAAACATACTACCAGTTATATGTTCTAATGCCTGATCAAAAAGATCATCGACTTTATCGTCATCATGCCTTAGCTCTTTTGCCATGTCCATGTTTTGATCTAAAAATGCATAGATTCCTTTGCTGAGCATCATCTGAACAAAATCAGCCATGTGTTTTAGATCTTCTTTTGGTTTTTTAGGTATTTCTTCGTCTTTTAAATTTCGAGAAGCTTCTGCTATATTCGCTGAAAGATACGCAATCCTCTTAAGATGACTGCCTACTTTTATACATGCTTCAATAAACCTTAAATCACGAGCAACAGGTTGTTCGGCAGCAATAATGCTTATACATTTTCTTTCTAAGTTGAAAACCAACTCATCAATTTCTTTACTGTCTTTTATAATTTCTTCTGCCAGTTTTTCATCATAGTCCATAAATGTAGTAACTGCATTTTTATGGGCTTGAATGGTTCTTTGGCCAACATCTTCCACTTCTTTTCTTAAATCCTTGAGTCTTTTTCGGAACAATATCCGCGGGTATCTTTTTTCCATAATAACCCTCCCTAATCTTTATAGCCAACTAATAAACTTTCTACATCATCCTCTGATGGTACCCTAATTCGATATTTTGAAAGTAATGATTCTCTCGACGAAAAATCAGAAACATTTTCATTTAGTATTAAATCAATTTCAATAGGTAGTGAAAGCTTACATTCTTCATTTAATTCCATCAAAGTATCAAACAAACTTTCATCTGTTTTATAAACTTCTAAATTCGATTTAGATACTATTTTAATTAATTTCATGGCATTATTTTCATAAAATTCTTCCAACGAATCCACATCCATACACCAGGACCCTACAATCAAATCACCTTTAATGAAAATTATTCCTTCATTATCTAGATTTAAAACCCTCAAATATCCAAATTCTGGAAGATGAGATCTTTTTAAGTTACTGTAGTCCATAGTTTTTGGATTATCAGTGGGGAGCCACATTTTATTCCTCATTATTTATCGCATTAAAACATTATAAAACACTTTATGGTGCATTACTCTTTTTCCTACAATCATGTAAGCTATTCTGTCCGCCATCCCCATTACATGGTGCCCCATACTCAACAGATTTCGGCCCACTAACATCAGATAAGTGGATGAACTGGCTAATGAATCATCATCATACTGGGCAAACATCTGGTTATAAAAATCTTGGATAGTGACATAGTTTTTTGTGGACCTTTTGAGGAGTTGAATATCCTGACTTATTAACGCTCCCATAGCATCTTTAAGCATTCCCTGAACCGATTGGGACATGAAATTTAAATGGGGTGGTTTATAAGGGTTACGAGAATTTTGATTAGCATCTATTGCATATCTAGCAATATAAGCTGCTAGAATGTTTATTCGCTCTAATTCAATAGATGTTCTAAGCACTGCTGCACCCATACGCAGATCCTTAGCTACAGGTTGGTGGAGTCCTAAAATTTTAAGACATTCATGTTCTATTTTATGACTTTTTTCATTTACAGTAGCTGTTAATTCTATAATATTCCTTGCTTTTCCAAGATCTCCATCTAAAAAACTGTTTACTGAGTCATTTATTCTATCAGCGGTCTGTTCACTATATCCCAGAACTTCTTGGCTTAATGCAGATAGTTTATTTTCAAGAATAACTCCAATCAATTACTTCACCCAAATCTACCAGTAATATAATCTTCAGTTCTTTTATCTTCTGGTTCTAAGAACAGTTTTTCAGTGAGGCCACTTTCCACAATTTCCCCGTGCAAAAAGAAAGAAGTTCTTTTGGAAACCCGGGTAGCTTGTTGCATGTTGTGAGTTACGATGATTATTGTGAAATCATCCTTAAGTTTGTGTATTAAATCTTCTATTTTGGTTGTGGAAATAGGATCCAATGCAGAACATGGCTCATCCATAAGTATTACTTCTGGTTGAATAGCAATAGTTCTTGCTATACATAATCTTTGTTGTTGTCCACCAGAAAGACCCATTGCAGATTTATCTAACTTTTCTTTCACTTCTTCCCATAGGGCAGATGCTTTTAAACTTTCTTCCACTCTTTCTCGAATAATTTCTTTATCCGCTATTCCATGAACTCTCATACCATATGCTACATTATCGAAGATGGACTTAGGGAAAGGATTGGGTTTTTGAAATACCATTCCCACTTTTTTTCTTAAATCCACCACATCCACTTTAGGATCATAAATATCTTCACCATCTAAATAAACAACACCCTCGTGTTTAAATCCAGGAATTACATCATTCATTCTATTTAAAGTTCGGATAAATGTGGATTTTCCGCACCCAGACGGGCCTATGAGGGCTGTTACTGTGTTTTTTGGAATTTTAATGTTTATGTCTTTTAAGATATGTGCATCGTCAAAGTGAACATTTAAATCTTCAGCTTCTATTCTATTCATTATTATCGCCCCATCATCTTTTTCTGGTAGCGTTCTACCAGAGTATTGGTGACTACTGTAATTACAAGCACTAAAATAACCAGTACGGCTGCTGTACCAAATGCATTATCCATAGAAATCCCTTCTGTAGCCAGGACATAGAGATGCAATGGTAAAGGCCGTCCAGGATCAAATATAGAAATAGGCATTGCCAGGGCAGACCCGACTACAAACATTATAGCTGCTGCTTCAGATATGGCTCTTGCCATCCCCAATATGACTCCAGTTGTGATTCCCGGAATCGCTGCAGGTAAAACTACCCGATAGATTGTTTCCCACTTAGTGGCCCCTAATGCCAAACTTCCTTCACGATAAGATTTAGGCACTGCTTCAATTGACACTTCTGCCACCTGGAAAATAGTGGGCAAAGCCATAAGTGCCAGTACTAATCCTCCTGAAAACAGGGACCAGCCCATTCCCAAAAATATAACGAAGAATGATAATCCAAATAGCCCGAATACAATAGAAGGGATGGAAGCCAGAGTTTCTGCCCCAAATCGAATGAGTTTCACTATATTATTTTCACCAGCATATTCTGCCAGATATACTGCGGCCCCCACACCCAGAGGTGCAGCTACAATACCTGCGATGAGAGTAACGTAAATACTGGAAACAATCATAGGAGCTATTCCACCAGCTTTACCCGAGTCAATAGGTTTACCTATTAAAAATTCCAGGTTAATTACAGGCAATCCTTTAATCAAAATATAACCAATGATAATAATCAAGATTATTATGGTTAGTATCCCAGATGCCCAGAAAACCCCTTTCATAATCTTTTGAGCATTTTTTGGAGAAATTACCCTAAAAGGCATGGACTATTCCCTCACATCTGTAATTTTCATCAGATTGTTTTTTGAGGAAGTTCATAAATAACCTCCTCCAATAACCACTTTTTTCTTATAGTGGAAGTAGTTGGCAATAATTAACAGCACCATTATCATAATAAACAAGACTACTGCAGTTCCAAACAAGGCATTATAATGGAGTCCTGTTGCATAACCCATCTCCAAAGCTATATTTGAAGTTAAAGCCCTCACTGGGTCCAATATAGAATGAGGTATTTGAGTTACATTACCGGCTACCATAATTACAGCTAATGTTTCTCCCACAGCACGACCCATCCCCAAAATAATAGCAGTTATAATTCCAGGAATAGCCGCAGGAAATATAACATTTTTTATGGTCTGCCATTGGGTAGCTCCTAAAGCAAGGGATGCTTCTTTATATTCATGAGGTACAGAACGTAAAGCATCCTCTGACACACTGATAATTGTAGGTAATATCATTATAGTTAATATTATGGATGCTGTAAACATACTAAAACCAGTACCCCCAAATTGAACCCTTATTACAGGTACCAACACAATTAACCCGAAAAACCCATATACTACTGAAGGAATGCCCGCTAAAGTTTCAATAACTGGCTTTAATATCCGCCTCATATTTTTAGGTGCGATTTCAGCCATGAATATAGCACATAATAATGACAAAGGCACAGCCATAACCAACGCCAACGCGGTTAGGGCAATGGAGCCTATAATCATGGTGAAAACCCCGTACTGATCCTTAGATGGAGCCCATTCCATTCCAAATATGAACTGTAAGAATCCGTATTCCTGAAATATAGGGAATCCTTCTCTGAATACAAAGGCTATGATTATTAGAATTGCAATTATAGAAAATATTGCCGTTATGAACAGGCCCTTTTCTATTAAATATTCTCCCATTTTATTTTTATTCATAAAGCACCTCGAATAATTATAGTAGATTAATTCTTGAATATTTAGATGAATTTAATAAATTTATGAATAATCCAACCGATCTAAGTGTCATCTGAAACATTAGCTATAGCTGGAACTATTTTTTCATTTCTAACGATAGATTGTCCTTCTTCTGAAAAGACCCAATCAATAAATTCTTTGGTTACACCGGTAGGCTCTCCTTTAGTTAAAAATTCAAAAGGAACCTGTAATGGATATGAACCATCAGCAATGGTTGTCTCAGATGCATTTATTCCATTTACTTCAATGCCTTTAACATCAGAACTCATATGAGATAATGATACAAAACCAACGGCATACGGATCTTGTTTAACAGCCTGTTTAACTGCTTCAGTCGAACCTTGTACAATAGCATCAGGCCGGATTTCAGTTTTATTCATTACCAGTGATTGGAAAGAACTTAATGTGCCAGACCCTGATTCTCTTACAACTACATGAATAGTAGCGTCTGCACCACCTACCTGATTCCAATTAGTAATTTTACCACTGAAAATATCTCTTAGTTGATCTACAGTGAGATCATTAACTTTATTTTGAGTATTTACTGCA of Methanobacterium alcaliphilum contains these proteins:
- the porC gene encoding pyruvate synthase subunit PorC: MIEIRFHGRGGQGAVTAAEILAKAAFEDGKYVQAFPFFGVERRGAPVMAFTRIDDKPIRRRYQVYNPDYVVVLDDGLLDVVDVFSGLKNDGVVILNTNKEVPSHEGSETHVIDATGIALEKLGLPIVNTVMLGAFAGATNQVTLDSLIKIIKETFPGKIGSKNADAAEAAYKHVK
- the porB gene encoding pyruvate synthase subunit PorB, whose amino-acid sequence is MKIPEEELLAPGHRGCAGCGATIAVRLALKVLGKNTIAVSATGCLDVITSPYPETSWEIPWIHVAFENAAAVASGIERALKTQGKDDVNVVAFGGDGGTADIGMQALSGAMERGHNLIYICYDNEAYMNTGIQRSGATPYGASTTTSPHGKESFGEDKPKKNVPMIMAAHGVPYVATASIAYPEDFMAKVKKAEETEGPAYIHISQPCTTGWGFDPSKTIELGRLAVETGSWILYEIIDGEFKVTYRPIQRKPVHEYLNAQKRFKHLVDEEKSKIQEYVNQVCMELKI
- a CDS encoding EamA family transporter, which translates into the protein MNYYIFAMLTAFCFGLAPIFGKLGLESVNPVIALSIRSFIISGIMLFWLILNKDVSPLIDVSMTGWTFIALEGIFAALLGQLFYYYALKSGDASVVVPLIAIFPLFTFIAAVLFLGDKFSLTKIGGIISVVVGVILLRL
- a CDS encoding fumarate hydratase; this encodes MISTKRIEDTICQLFQTAVINLPSDVKSALQEAYEKEESELGLLNLKAILDNIDMAEKMEIPMCQDTGLPIIFVKMGPVEVEDLYQGIKNGVEKATEEIPLRPNVVNPISRKNTGTNIGKEIPQIDIELIEENHLELTVFPKGFGSENNNALKMALPGEGIDGIKKFVVETVIKAQGKPCPPVVVGVGVGGSSDMAMKMAKKALLGKLGQRNQDKLIAQLEEKILAEINQSGIGPMGLGGKTTALDVKILTADTHTAGLPIGVCIQCWADRHATAILKP
- the porA gene encoding pyruvate synthase subunit PorA, with translation MVLKVMTANRAVAEAAKLAQPNVIPVYPITPQTSISEYLAQFVADGDIDAEYIMVESEHSAISAAVGASATGVRTFTATSSQGLALMHEILFIAAGLRLPIVMANANRALSAPLSIWNDHQDSISQRDAGWIQIYVENGQEALDSIIRSYKISENSDVLLPSMVCLDGFILTHTVDPVDIPSAEDVKNFLPNYDAQHAFLDPEKPMSIGTLTDPNYYMEARYQMELAMEKSGKVIDKINSEFEEIFGREYQSVNEYYCEDAEIILVAMGSICSTIRDVIDDLRSQGEKVGLLKVRTYRPFPKKMIAEAVKNANKVAVLDKNISFGIGGALYTDIKANIDVETYGFIVGLGGRDITPDHIEDIVKKTRNPTRDITWIGLKEEEV
- a CDS encoding 4Fe-4S dicluster domain-containing protein encodes the protein MDKIIIQPELCDGCLDCEEACGKLHGASRIMIREIEGSYYPIICQQCEDAPCKTICPTEAIEDKEVQSEKCIGCGLCMMVCPFGAVVLEDRKAQKCHQCPDYDTPSCIKACSKRALTLVDTEKLKLEKQNKHIAKMAGVGKKPKGSDVIHLLTAKTRAKGAFK
- a CDS encoding dihydropteroate synthase-like protein codes for the protein MKVLIVTGKLANPLVQSISKKSKQNVEIHVVNNPIAAFLTPQKISKELQSNSEIDLGSIDLIIIPGLIRKDASFIKEKLGVSAVKGPTDAADLQIVLDMLDDIELSPKTSADRLIEEEQRKKALEFIENFEKNEENKSKLLKKQDNIMVGNLPVGKDFPMRVLAEIANAPFLTKGDLIKRTEYFIKSGADMVDIGMVAGEDLSHKIPEMVETLKNKFKNTPISIDTLNPVEIESAVESGVDMVLSLDHGNCDSVLPLIEEKQIPAVILPTNFQEAWVPETVDGRVKSLEELRKKCRKIDVIADPILDPINSSSIVDSLRACQDFHQKNPEPLFFGIGNVTELLDTDSVGVNSLLSGIAMELEASILFTPEESGKTLRSVYELAVSSKMMFLARNRGSVPKDLGINLVVFKDKRKLEKMEIELDVPIVKATGDQKFVQDRAGSFKIMVDDNQIKVVHYKKMEPTMVIVGQTAKKIYGELLKLNLISRLEHATYMGAELQKAEIALITNKNYTQDFELFKKPFEIEKEF
- a CDS encoding phosphate signaling complex PhoU family protein yields the protein MIGVILENKLSALSQEVLGYSEQTADRINDSVNSFLDGDLGKARNIIELTATVNEKSHKIEHECLKILGLHQPVAKDLRMGAAVLRTSIELERINILAAYIARYAIDANQNSRNPYKPPHLNFMSQSVQGMLKDAMGALISQDIQLLKRSTKNYVTIQDFYNQMFAQYDDDSLASSSTYLMLVGRNLLSMGHHVMGMADRIAYMIVGKRVMHHKVFYNVLMR
- a CDS encoding DUF2226 domain-containing protein, whose protein sequence is MWLPTDNPKTMDYSNLKRSHLPEFGYLRVLNLDNEGIIFIKGDLIVGSWCMDVDSLEEFYENNAMKLIKIVSKSNLEVYKTDESLFDTLMELNEECKLSLPIEIDLILNENVSDFSSRESLLSKYRIRVPSEDDVESLLVGYKD
- the phoU gene encoding phosphate signaling complex protein PhoU, with product MEKRYPRILFRKRLKDLRKEVEDVGQRTIQAHKNAVTTFMDYDEKLAEEIIKDSKEIDELVFNLERKCISIIAAEQPVARDLRFIEACIKVGSHLKRIAYLSANIAEASRNLKDEEIPKKPKEDLKHMADFVQMMLSKGIYAFLDQNMDMAKELRHDDDKVDDLFDQALEHITGSMFDDKEAIYYLINLLFVARFLERVGDRAVSIGDRTIFMITCEKP
- a CDS encoding 4Fe-4S dicluster domain-containing protein codes for the protein MKELVSKPELCNECMKCERNCPQNAIRVISGVPVFCMHCAPERAPCLNICPEDAIEEIDGAIIILKDKCIGCGLCRDACPIGAITMDEKGIAGKCDLCFNLEKPLCVLACPTEALKSDSKELIAGKQDKIAKELERLKNIMKY
- the porD gene encoding pyruvate synthase subunit PorD produces the protein MEIGGAVKEPGSTRKNKTGSWRTFKPILDKDKCIDCDNCILFCPEGCINKEHDIDYDYCKGCGICAEECPVKAIKMERE